One genomic window of Senegalia massiliensis includes the following:
- a CDS encoding Mini-ribonuclease 3, which yields MEKRNVNKVYEKIWSERDVNMLSPLQLAYIGDAVYEVFIRRFLLEDKLLSVNELHKRAIEFVKAKAQSDIVHELMDVLTEEEIRVVKRGRNTKSQSVPKNANISDYRYATGFEALVGYLYLLDRQDRIKELFNMIIEN from the coding sequence ATGGAAAAGAGAAATGTAAATAAGGTATATGAAAAGATATGGAGTGAGAGAGATGTTAATATGCTCTCTCCTCTACAACTTGCTTATATAGGTGATGCAGTATATGAGGTGTTTATTAGAAGATTTCTATTGGAGGATAAATTACTTTCTGTAAATGAACTTCATAAAAGAGCTATAGAGTTTGTAAAAGCAAAAGCACAATCTGACATAGTACATGAGTTAATGGATGTTTTAACAGAAGAAGAAATTAGAGTTGTTAAAAGAGGTAGAAATACTAAATCACAAAGTGTCCCTAAAAATGCCAACATATCAGATTATAGATATGCAACAGGCTTTGAAGCATTAGTAGGATATTTATATTTATTAGATAGACAAGATAGAATAAAAGAGTTATTTAATATGATAATAGAAAACTAA
- the cysS gene encoding cysteine--tRNA ligase codes for MKLYNSLTRKKEEFVPLNKDKVTIYVCGPTVYNYIHIGNARPLIVFDALRRFLKTKGYKVDYLVNFTDIDDKMIEKANEEGKTVKEIADKFIQEYTIDANNLQILEGETIHPRATENIEEIIEFIKELEQKGFAYNVNGDVYFDISKWHNYGKLSNKNIEELQSGARIGVNTEKRNPVDFALWKSKKEGEPFWKSPWGEGRPGWHIECSVMARKYLGDTIDIHAGGHDLEFPHHENEIAQSESLTGKPFANYWLHNAMINVEDIKMSKSKLNFFTVRGISKEYDLEIVRYFILSSHYRSPINFSREILEQSKNGLDRLYNGKNKLKDLLDTADKDNINIDNKVKGKIDEFKVEFEKSMEDDLNTSDALSKIFELIKYTNTNLNSDVSYGTLKYSYDVLIQLSDILGLLYKENEILDEEITLLIEKRLEARKNKDYDLADKIRDDLKEKGIILEDTKRGTKWKREM; via the coding sequence TATATAATTATATCCATATAGGTAATGCAAGGCCACTTATAGTTTTTGATGCATTAAGAAGGTTTCTTAAGACAAAAGGATATAAAGTGGACTACCTTGTGAATTTTACAGATATAGATGATAAAATGATTGAAAAAGCAAATGAAGAAGGAAAAACAGTAAAAGAAATTGCAGATAAGTTTATACAAGAATATACTATAGATGCTAACAATCTTCAAATATTAGAAGGTGAAACAATCCATCCTAGAGCTACAGAAAATATAGAGGAGATAATAGAATTTATAAAAGAATTAGAGCAAAAAGGTTTTGCTTATAATGTAAATGGAGACGTATATTTTGATATCAGTAAATGGCATAATTATGGGAAATTATCAAATAAAAACATAGAGGAATTGCAGTCAGGTGCTAGAATAGGTGTAAATACAGAAAAAAGAAATCCAGTAGATTTTGCTCTTTGGAAAAGTAAAAAAGAAGGAGAACCTTTTTGGAAAAGTCCATGGGGAGAAGGAAGACCAGGATGGCATATTGAATGTTCTGTAATGGCAAGAAAGTATTTAGGAGATACTATTGATATACATGCTGGAGGGCATGATTTAGAGTTTCCACATCATGAAAATGAAATAGCTCAATCAGAAAGTCTTACTGGAAAGCCATTTGCTAATTATTGGCTTCACAATGCAATGATAAATGTAGAAGATATAAAAATGAGCAAGTCTAAATTAAACTTTTTTACAGTAAGAGGTATAAGTAAGGAATATGATCTGGAAATAGTAAGGTATTTTATTTTATCTAGTCATTATAGAAGTCCAATAAATTTTAGTAGAGAAATACTAGAACAATCAAAGAATGGTCTCGATAGACTTTATAACGGAAAAAACAAATTGAAAGATCTTCTAGATACTGCTGATAAAGACAATATAAATATTGATAATAAAGTAAAAGGAAAAATAGATGAATTTAAAGTCGAATTTGAAAAGAGTATGGAAGATGATTTAAATACTTCTGATGCTTTATCAAAGATATTTGAACTTATCAAATATACCAATACAAATTTAAATAGTGATGTTTCTTATGGTACTTTAAAATATAGCTATGATGTTCTAATTCAATTAAGTGATATATTAGGATTATTATATAAAGAAAATGAAATTCTAGATGAAGAGATAACTTTATTAATTGAAAAAAGACTTGAAGCAAGAAAAAATAAAGATTATGATTTAGCAGATAAAATAAGAGATGATTTAAAAGAAAAGGGTATAATATTAGAAGATACAAAGAGAGGTACTAAATGGAAAAGAGAAATGTAA
- the rlmB gene encoding 23S rRNA (guanosine(2251)-2'-O)-methyltransferase RlmB: MNTNDYIEGRNPVIEALKSGREIEKIFIEDGNKTGSINEIKKLAKSRGIIIQYVHKNKLNQISSTNSHQGVIAISSSHTYKNIEDVFALAKRRSEDPFIIILDEIKDPHNLGSIMRTAECVGAHGIIIPKRRSVGLTSTVAKTSAGAIEYMPVVKVSNIANTIDVLKEEGVWIYGADMAGSADYYNTNLTGPIGIVIGSEGNGIGRLVKEKCDELVKIPIKGKVSSLNASVAASIIMYDVNRQRGLKK; the protein is encoded by the coding sequence ATGAATACAAATGATTATATAGAAGGAAGAAATCCAGTTATAGAAGCATTAAAATCTGGCCGAGAAATAGAAAAAATATTTATAGAAGATGGAAATAAGACTGGATCTATAAATGAGATTAAGAAATTAGCTAAATCCCGCGGGATTATAATTCAATATGTGCATAAAAATAAACTTAATCAAATTAGTAGTACAAATTCTCATCAAGGAGTCATAGCAATTTCTTCAAGCCATACTTATAAAAATATAGAAGATGTATTTGCACTTGCTAAAAGAAGAAGTGAAGATCCTTTTATAATTATATTAGATGAAATTAAAGATCCTCATAACTTGGGTTCCATAATGAGAACAGCAGAATGTGTAGGTGCTCATGGAATAATAATTCCTAAGAGGAGGTCTGTGGGTCTTACTTCTACAGTTGCAAAAACATCGGCAGGAGCAATAGAGTATATGCCAGTAGTAAAGGTATCTAATATAGCTAATACAATAGATGTATTAAAAGAAGAAGGTGTTTGGATATATGGAGCAGATATGGCTGGAAGTGCTGATTATTATAACACGAATTTGACAGGACCTATTGGAATAGTTATAGGTAGTGAAGGTAATGGAATTGGGAGGTTAGTAAAAGAAAAATGTGATGAGTTAGTAAAAATACCTATAAAAGGAAAAGTCTCATCTTTAAATGCCTCTGTTGCAGCTTCTATTATAATGTATGATGTAAATAGGCAAAGAGGATTGAAAAAATGA